One Pirellulales bacterium DNA segment encodes these proteins:
- a CDS encoding dockerin type I domain-containing protein encodes MRARNRERLSRFEPLQDRAMLSASAIWNSATATLSISGDDSGDTITVGSATSGNVQVIANGSDISPLGVPASSVKLIDAQGGAGNDTISLAAVSRTNFPFLEHVTINGNGGNNTLIGSNLSGPVLTDNFQLIAGDVNGDGQVDVRDLIALMTALTNRSAYLASFPHGMLTESDFLYIADINRDGAVTNTDAQALIDVLISGTTAQQLSDDNISGGADNDWLDGGAGNDYLAGNGGSNTYSYSWVDGTKQGDPVQPPLGNDTIDSTGNDTLDLSAFHVTDYTPPNLSQLGSNTISSVSASALTITFQSGVPTTLVNSTDLVEDPYLASIDGGGAGNDETLLYEPNEPTPTGIGRDREEGTASLVAINSICQTAEVFNDKLSGVWAIAPEEPSPKVAFQVATPGLGIGVGIDAEGNFDVAWNDLGDGRITRYDALGHQIGTTIEFGHGIESFAMQGENLDSQSDDDFVIAWTEEDDNLNSQVFVQRFHGDGTPIDENPLQASTGNNSHGSPTVAMSRDGDFVVAYGSNIGSQGGICARYFDATKGQFVSDSALGNSETIILPPTTFDDLAVYGVSSPTVAIDSSGRFVVTWVQEESFTNFQVLSQAFTIAGSNAPIPGRIVDLGHQVVIADTSDGSLQSPTVAMNDDPTGERGSYYVVAWTEQGETIEHVMARAVPTGNQFTSTFGPFQVDQLPWSVGAEGSPIAMNKQGNFIIGFYAGTSLPDSYGVDEVTGLDYQAGSDYRTFSPFTVNVTSDLPLITGDTDGNHIVDYTDYRNIVDNFGQASVAGVPYANVDGLNGIDVDDYFILLDHYGETDINVDG; translated from the coding sequence ATGCGCGCCAGAAATCGCGAACGCCTGTCCCGGTTTGAACCACTTCAAGACCGCGCCATGCTCTCGGCCAGCGCCATTTGGAACAGCGCCACCGCCACGCTCAGCATCAGCGGCGACGATAGTGGCGATACCATTACCGTGGGTAGCGCTACGTCCGGCAACGTGCAAGTAATCGCTAACGGTTCCGATATCAGCCCCTTGGGCGTGCCGGCCAGCTCCGTCAAGCTCATTGACGCCCAGGGCGGGGCCGGTAACGACACCATCAGCCTGGCCGCGGTGTCGCGCACCAACTTCCCCTTCTTGGAACACGTCACGATCAACGGCAATGGCGGCAACAACACGCTGATTGGCAGCAATTTGAGTGGGCCAGTCCTGACCGATAACTTTCAATTGATTGCGGGCGACGTGAATGGAGATGGGCAGGTCGATGTCCGCGATTTGATTGCATTGATGACGGCCCTTACTAATCGGTCGGCATACCTGGCAAGTTTTCCTCATGGCATGCTGACGGAGTCCGATTTTCTGTACATCGCCGACATTAACCGCGACGGTGCTGTGACGAACACCGACGCGCAGGCTTTGATTGATGTATTGATTTCCGGAACCACCGCGCAGCAATTGTCCGACGATAATATCTCAGGTGGCGCGGATAACGATTGGCTCGACGGCGGAGCCGGCAACGACTACCTCGCGGGCAACGGCGGCAGCAACACGTATAGCTATTCGTGGGTCGATGGAACAAAACAAGGAGACCCGGTCCAACCGCCGCTCGGTAACGACACCATTGATTCCACCGGCAACGACACCCTCGACCTGAGCGCTTTCCACGTCACCGATTACACTCCGCCCAATCTTTCTCAGCTTGGCTCGAACACCATTAGTTCCGTCAGCGCCAGCGCGCTAACCATCACCTTTCAGTCCGGCGTGCCAACGACTCTGGTGAACTCGACCGACTTGGTCGAAGACCCATACCTTGCTTCAATCGACGGCGGTGGCGCAGGAAACGATGAGACGCTTTTGTACGAGCCAAATGAGCCAACACCGACCGGGATAGGCAGAGATAGAGAGGAAGGCACAGCATCCTTAGTCGCTATCAATTCCATTTGTCAGACCGCTGAAGTGTTTAATGACAAACTTTCAGGAGTGTGGGCTATAGCACCAGAAGAGCCAAGTCCTAAGGTAGCATTTCAGGTCGCGACCCCTGGGCTGGGGATAGGCGTTGGTATTGATGCCGAAGGGAACTTCGATGTGGCTTGGAACGATCTCGGTGATGGGCGTATAACGCGATATGATGCATTAGGTCATCAGATCGGGACGACAATTGAGTTTGGGCATGGCATTGAATCGTTTGCAATGCAGGGTGAAAACTTGGACAGCCAGTCGGATGATGATTTCGTTATCGCTTGGACGGAAGAAGATGATAACCTTAATTCACAGGTTTTCGTGCAACGATTCCATGGTGATGGAACACCCATTGACGAGAACCCGCTTCAGGCTAGTACGGGCAATAATTCCCATGGTTCGCCAACAGTGGCCATGAGCCGCGATGGTGATTTCGTTGTTGCCTATGGGAGCAATATAGGCTCACAAGGTGGTATCTGCGCTCGTTATTTCGATGCGACCAAAGGCCAATTCGTGTCTGATAGCGCCCTTGGTAACTCCGAGACCATCATTTTGCCGCCCACCACCTTTGATGACTTAGCAGTCTACGGAGTTAGCAGCCCTACGGTGGCGATTGATTCCAGCGGACGATTTGTCGTGACATGGGTACAAGAAGAAAGCTTTACCAATTTCCAAGTTCTGTCGCAGGCGTTTACGATAGCCGGATCAAACGCGCCAATTCCGGGAAGAATTGTCGACTTAGGTCACCAAGTCGTTATCGCGGATACCTCGGATGGTTCATTACAATCGCCAACCGTTGCGATGAACGATGACCCGACAGGAGAACGCGGGTCGTATTACGTTGTGGCTTGGACGGAACAAGGTGAGACCATTGAGCATGTGATGGCAAGAGCGGTGCCAACTGGCAATCAATTTACGTCGACGTTTGGACCATTTCAGGTTGATCAGCTGCCTTGGTCAGTTGGGGCAGAAGGTTCTCCGATTGCAATGAACAAGCAAGGGAACTTTATTATTGGATTTTATGCTGGTACTTCCTTGCCAGATAGCTATGGAGTAGATGAGGTTACCGGATTAGATTATCAGGCCGGGTCTGATTATCGCACCTTCAGCCCATTTACTGTGAATGTCACTTCCGATCTCCCGTTGATAACCGGCGACACCGACGGAAACCACATTGTCGATTACACCGATTACCGTAACATCGTCGATAATTTTGGGCAGGCCAGCGTTGCTGGCGTCCCCTACGCCAATGTCGATGGCCTGAACGGCATTGACGTGGATGATTATTTCATCCTGCTCGACCATTACGGCGAAACGGACATCAACGTGGATGGTTGA
- a CDS encoding NADH-quinone oxidoreductase subunit B family protein: protein MAVELPENVVVSKLDALASWCRKNSLWPMPFATACCGIELMATGASKHDIARFGAEVFRFSPRQCDLMIVAGRVVMKMLPVLQRIWQQMNEPKWCISMGACASTGGVFDTYSVVQGVDRFIPVDMYLPGCPPRPEQLIQGIIDLQDKIQREGTLGGAEFRLKAAQQPKRALIELPGPPQIDSARNPVVWKSEVQQ, encoded by the coding sequence GTGGCGGTAGAATTGCCGGAAAATGTGGTCGTTAGCAAGCTCGATGCGCTGGCTAGTTGGTGCCGCAAAAACAGCTTGTGGCCCATGCCGTTTGCCACCGCCTGTTGCGGCATCGAGTTGATGGCTACCGGCGCCAGCAAGCACGACATTGCCCGCTTTGGCGCCGAGGTGTTTCGCTTCAGCCCGCGGCAGTGCGATTTAATGATTGTGGCCGGGCGCGTGGTAATGAAAATGTTGCCTGTGCTGCAGCGCATTTGGCAGCAAATGAACGAGCCCAAGTGGTGCATTTCGATGGGAGCCTGCGCCAGCACCGGCGGCGTATTCGACACGTATAGCGTGGTCCAGGGAGTCGATCGGTTTATTCCCGTCGATATGTATTTACCCGGCTGTCCGCCACGGCCGGAGCAGTTGATTCAAGGGATCATCGATTTGCAGGATAAAATTCAGCGCGAAGGAACCTTGGGAGGCGCCGAATTCCGATTGAAAGCTGCGCAACAGCCGAAGCGCGCTTTGATTGAGTTGCCCGGGCCGCCGCAGATTGACAGCGCGCGCAACCCGGTTGTGTGGAAAAGTGAAGTCCAGCAATAG
- a CDS encoding NADH-quinone oxidoreductase subunit C, with amino-acid sequence MSNDAASIDLLKNRIAGISTSEFRGQVRVVVPTEHLFASLEFLHGERVFDFLVDITCVDYLNYRGATDRFGLVYVLTNTVTNEQLMVRTFLNEPDLAVPSVTSLWEGANWMEREVWDMFGITFEGHPDHRRILLPEEFAAFPLRKDYPLQGRGERHNFPVLTRDSA; translated from the coding sequence ATGTCGAACGATGCTGCCAGCATTGATTTGTTGAAGAACCGCATCGCGGGAATTTCGACCAGCGAGTTTCGCGGGCAAGTGCGCGTGGTAGTTCCGACGGAACACCTTTTTGCGTCGCTGGAGTTTTTGCACGGCGAGCGGGTGTTCGATTTTCTCGTGGACATCACCTGCGTTGACTATTTGAATTACCGCGGGGCGACAGACCGCTTCGGGCTCGTGTATGTACTTACCAATACGGTTACCAATGAACAGCTGATGGTGCGCACTTTTTTGAACGAGCCGGATTTGGCAGTGCCCAGCGTCACCTCGCTGTGGGAGGGGGCCAATTGGATGGAGCGCGAAGTATGGGACATGTTTGGCATTACCTTCGAGGGGCATCCGGACCATCGCCGCATTTTGCTGCCCGAGGAGTTCGCCGCCTTCCCGCTTCGGAAAGATTATCCCTTGCAAGGCCGCGGCGAACGGCATAATTTTCCGGTGCTAACCCGCGATAGTGCATGA
- the nuoD gene encoding NADH dehydrogenase (quinone) subunit D encodes MPLASVESRDLAHDEPQDYLWTLNFGPQHPATHTTLRLVLKLDGERVIDAMPDIGYLHSGFEKLGEHLNYNQYVTITDRMNYISPMTNNVAWHGAVEKLLGLKLTPRCQYIRIIISELSRISDHLLCNGAAGLDTGAFTYFLYAFYQREVLYDIFETLCGARFTNSYTRVGGLMYDMTPLVVEKIRAFCKNFPKTLHDMERLLDRNKIFVDRTKGVGVLTKAEAINRSCSGPVARASGVTRDLRKDDPHLPYSDFNFQVCCATAGDCYTRYLVRMQEMWESLKIVEQAIEKLPGGPVNVGIDQRTAFPDKRWVYSTIEGTISHFELQMSNRGFEVPHEEIYAAIEAPNGELGFYIVGDGTETAYRARCRPPSFIHFAVFPHLIRGHTLSDIVAVLGSLNIIAAELDR; translated from the coding sequence ATGCCCCTTGCATCTGTCGAAAGTCGCGATTTGGCCCATGACGAACCGCAGGATTACCTGTGGACGCTCAACTTCGGCCCGCAGCATCCAGCCACGCACACGACATTACGGCTGGTGCTGAAACTGGATGGCGAACGAGTGATCGACGCCATGCCCGACATCGGCTATTTGCACTCGGGTTTTGAAAAGCTGGGCGAGCATTTGAACTACAACCAGTATGTCACGATTACCGATCGGATGAATTACATTTCGCCGATGACCAACAACGTGGCCTGGCACGGTGCTGTGGAAAAATTGCTGGGTTTGAAGCTGACACCGCGGTGCCAATACATTCGCATTATTATTTCCGAGCTGTCGCGGATCAGCGATCATTTGCTGTGCAACGGCGCCGCCGGGCTCGATACCGGCGCGTTCACGTACTTTTTGTACGCGTTTTACCAGCGCGAAGTACTGTACGACATTTTCGAAACGCTGTGCGGGGCCCGCTTCACCAACAGTTACACGCGGGTCGGCGGACTAATGTACGACATGACACCGCTGGTGGTGGAAAAAATCCGTGCCTTTTGCAAAAACTTTCCGAAAACGCTGCACGACATGGAGCGGCTGTTGGATCGCAATAAAATTTTTGTCGACCGCACCAAAGGCGTGGGCGTGCTGACGAAAGCGGAAGCAATCAACCGCAGTTGCAGCGGGCCGGTCGCCCGGGCCAGCGGCGTGACGCGCGATTTGCGCAAGGACGACCCGCATTTGCCGTACAGCGATTTTAATTTTCAAGTCTGTTGTGCTACGGCGGGCGATTGCTACACCCGATATTTGGTCCGCATGCAGGAAATGTGGGAAAGCTTGAAGATTGTCGAGCAAGCCATTGAAAAATTGCCCGGCGGCCCGGTGAATGTGGGCATCGACCAACGCACGGCGTTTCCCGACAAGCGCTGGGTGTATTCGACCATTGAGGGAACCATTTCGCACTTCGAATTGCAAATGAGCAACCGCGGTTTTGAAGTGCCGCACGAGGAAATTTACGCGGCGATTGAAGCGCCCAACGGAGAGCTGGGCTTTTACATTGTCGGCGACGGAACGGAAACGGCGTATCGTGCCCGATGCCGGCCGCCGTCCTTCATTCACTTCGCTGTGTTTCCGCACTTAATTCGCGGACACACCCTGAGCGATATTGTGGCCGTGCTAGGAAGTTTGAACATTATTGCGGCGGAACTGGACCGATAG
- the ndhC gene encoding NADH-quinone oxidoreductase subunit A, protein MADFLPILLFVVVAALVSCAMLAAPRLIAPRKRTAVKEMPYESGMDPIHDTRRRFAVRFHLVAIAFLVFDVELLFLYPWAVAVRHVEAATVMAASETTPSPQSSPKGRGNISAARGIDLAVSDGWISSRGLVFAGAMVFILLVVLGFVYDWRKGVFKWR, encoded by the coding sequence ATGGCGGATTTTCTGCCCATTTTGCTGTTCGTAGTGGTAGCGGCCTTGGTGTCTTGCGCCATGCTGGCCGCGCCCCGTTTGATTGCTCCCCGCAAGCGGACCGCCGTGAAGGAAATGCCATACGAAAGCGGCATGGACCCCATTCACGACACTCGGCGGCGATTTGCCGTGCGGTTTCATTTAGTGGCGATTGCGTTTTTGGTGTTTGACGTGGAATTGTTGTTTTTGTATCCCTGGGCTGTGGCCGTTCGGCATGTCGAGGCAGCCACGGTGATGGCGGCATCGGAAACCACGCCCTCACCCCAGTCCTCGCCCAAAGGAAGAGGGAATATATCGGCGGCGCGCGGCATTGATTTGGCCGTGAGCGATGGTTGGATTTCCTCTCGCGGGCTGGTGTTTGCCGGAGCAATGGTATTCATTCTGCTAGTGGTGCTGGGCTTTGTGTACGACTGGCGGAAAGGGGTTTTTAAGTGGCGGTAG
- a CDS encoding helix-turn-helix transcriptional regulator produces MLGEEIRKVRLAAGVTQEELAFRAKISRNYVSLLELNQKSPTVDVLLRIAKGLDVRPSLLIARLENETTKSRKR; encoded by the coding sequence ATGCTTGGCGAAGAAATCCGAAAAGTGAGGCTGGCTGCCGGCGTGACGCAGGAAGAATTGGCGTTTCGCGCGAAAATTTCTCGCAACTACGTCAGCTTGCTGGAATTAAACCAGAAATCGCCCACGGTGGACGTGCTGCTGCGAATCGCCAAGGGGCTGGACGTACGGCCTTCGTTGTTGATCGCCAGATTGGAGAACGAAACGACAAAGTCTCGTAAGCGATAA